Proteins encoded by one window of Paenibacillus urinalis:
- a CDS encoding M16 family metallopeptidase — protein MILSNGLRVVMEQIPTSRSVSFGIWVKTGSRNEDDSINGVSHFIEHMLFKGTDRFDAKDIAEQFDAIGGNVNAFTSKEYTCYYAKVLDEHLPIAVDVLSDMFFHSKFDSEELVKEKNVILEEISMYEDTPDDMVHDLISLAAYGEHPLAYPILGTEEKLSTMNEFSLRSYMNEQYTIENTVISLAGNIDEDSTIELLEKYFGSFNVHSPANRSGIKAPDFKGNLLFHKKKTEQNHICLAFPGCSIHDDKQYAMVLINNAIGGGMSSRLFQEIREKRGLAYSVYSYHSAHADSGLFTIYAGTAPKQTKEVMDLTSGILQDLAENGLTEDELRKGKEQLKGSLILSLEGTGSRMNRNGKNELMVGKHQTLDEIIAKIERVTMDDVNAVLDRMFAQPYALAMVGASDRAIASLRRDDFVNTRTN, from the coding sequence ATGATACTTAGTAATGGCCTAAGAGTGGTCATGGAGCAGATTCCGACCAGCCGATCGGTATCCTTCGGTATTTGGGTGAAGACAGGTTCTCGCAATGAGGATGATTCAATAAATGGAGTGTCACACTTTATCGAGCATATGCTGTTTAAAGGAACAGATCGCTTTGATGCGAAGGACATAGCAGAGCAGTTTGATGCCATCGGCGGCAATGTCAATGCGTTCACATCCAAGGAGTACACTTGCTATTATGCTAAAGTATTGGATGAGCATTTACCTATCGCTGTTGATGTATTGTCAGATATGTTCTTCCACTCCAAATTTGATAGTGAAGAGCTCGTTAAGGAGAAGAATGTGATCCTTGAAGAGATTTCCATGTATGAGGATACACCGGATGATATGGTGCATGATCTGATCTCCCTGGCTGCTTATGGAGAGCATCCTTTAGCTTATCCGATATTAGGTACGGAAGAGAAGCTGAGCACGATGAACGAGTTCAGCCTGCGCTCCTATATGAACGAGCAGTACACGATCGAGAACACCGTCATTAGTTTAGCTGGAAACATTGACGAAGACAGCACGATCGAGCTGCTTGAGAAGTACTTTGGTTCATTTAATGTACATAGTCCGGCAAATCGGTCTGGTATTAAGGCTCCTGATTTCAAAGGTAATCTGCTGTTTCACAAAAAGAAAACAGAGCAGAATCATATTTGTCTGGCCTTTCCCGGATGTTCGATCCATGATGACAAGCAGTACGCCATGGTGCTCATTAACAATGCCATCGGCGGCGGAATGAGTTCGCGGCTGTTTCAAGAGATTCGGGAGAAGCGCGGGCTTGCTTACTCCGTATATTCGTATCATAGTGCTCATGCAGATAGTGGGCTATTCACGATCTATGCGGGTACAGCACCTAAGCAAACGAAGGAAGTCATGGACCTGACAAGTGGAATTTTGCAGGATCTGGCTGAGAATGGACTTACTGAGGATGAGCTGCGCAAAGGGAAGGAACAGCTGAAAGGCAGTCTTATTTTAAGTCTGGAAGGTACCGGAAGCCGTATGAATCGAAACGGTAAGAATGAACTGATGGTAGGTAAGCATCAAACACTTGATGAGATTATCGCCAAAATTGAACGGGTTACAATGGATGATGTGAATGCTGTACTTGATCGAATGTTCGCACAGCCGTATGCGCTTGCTATGGTAGGAGCCTCAGATCGTGCGATTGCATCACTTAGGAGGGACGATTTTGTCAATACACGTACAAATTAA
- the dut gene encoding dUTP diphosphatase, which translates to MPGTEDIPLPMQMSELAAGFDLYAAVDAETVLKPGERALIPTGFAMAIPAGYEAQIRPRSGLAFKHGITCLNTPGTIDADYRGEVKVLLINLGNEPFVIARGERVAQMVIQAVPQVIIAEVSELSETVRGAGGFGHTGK; encoded by the coding sequence ATGCCTGGAACCGAGGACATTCCGCTTCCGATGCAAATGTCTGAGCTGGCTGCCGGGTTTGATTTATATGCCGCAGTTGATGCGGAGACGGTGCTGAAGCCGGGAGAAAGAGCATTAATTCCTACGGGATTTGCGATGGCGATTCCTGCAGGCTACGAAGCACAGATTCGTCCTAGAAGCGGGCTGGCCTTCAAGCACGGGATAACTTGTCTTAACACACCTGGAACAATTGATGCTGATTATCGGGGAGAAGTGAAGGTTCTTCTTATCAATCTTGGTAATGAGCCCTTCGTGATTGCGCGTGGAGAAAGAGTAGCTCAAATGGTCATTCAGGCCGTGCCTCAAGTTATCATTGCAGAGGTTTCCGAGCTGTCTGAAACGGTGCGCGGTGCAGGCGGATTTGGTCATACAGGTAAATAA
- the dpsA gene encoding dipicolinate synthase subunit DpsA — MLTGLRIVVLGGDARQLEVIRRCAELDASVSIVGFDTLQQIPDGAVKEELSEHLLTSADVVILPVVGCDDEGYIQAKYATEGTVLQLTPELAGALPVHSSVYTGIAKPYLKELCSNHNLRLVELLERDDVAIHNSIPTAEGAIMIAIQNTDFTIHNSVALVLGMGRTGFTMAKTLQGLGADVRVSVRREEDAAKASVMGLKPFLTRDLANYAGEADLIFNTIPSMIITAQILSKMKPKSFIIDLASAPGGTDFRYAEKRGIKAMLAPGLPGIVAPKTAGEIIANSIVSLLLCDQ, encoded by the coding sequence ATGTTGACCGGATTACGGATCGTCGTTCTAGGCGGAGATGCACGTCAGTTAGAGGTCATTCGTCGCTGCGCTGAGCTTGATGCGTCAGTTAGTATTGTTGGTTTTGATACTCTCCAGCAGATCCCTGATGGAGCGGTAAAGGAAGAACTGAGTGAGCATCTCCTCACTTCAGCAGATGTTGTCATACTGCCCGTAGTTGGCTGTGATGATGAGGGGTATATCCAAGCAAAATATGCGACAGAGGGAACCGTTCTTCAATTAACACCTGAACTGGCAGGAGCACTTCCTGTACATAGTTCGGTCTATACAGGAATAGCGAAGCCGTATTTGAAGGAGCTGTGCAGTAATCATAATCTACGTCTGGTAGAACTGCTAGAACGGGATGATGTCGCCATTCATAATTCAATTCCAACAGCAGAAGGCGCGATCATGATTGCGATTCAGAATACAGATTTTACGATTCACAATTCGGTAGCTCTGGTGCTGGGTATGGGACGTACGGGATTTACCATGGCTAAAACATTGCAGGGACTCGGTGCCGATGTAAGGGTGAGCGTAAGACGTGAGGAAGATGCAGCCAAAGCGTCGGTGATGGGCCTAAAGCCTTTCCTGACAAGGGATTTAGCGAATTATGCCGGGGAGGCCGACTTGATTTTTAATACGATACCGTCTATGATTATCACAGCACAAATCCTGTCCAAAATGAAACCTAAATCGTTTATTATTGATCTGGCCTCAGCGCCTGGAGGGACCGATTTCCGTTATGCGGAGAAGCGCGGAATCAAAGCGATGCTCGCTCCCGGGCTCCCTGGCATTGTTGCTCCCAAAACAGCTGGTGAGATTATCGCAAATTCGATCGTCAGTTTGCTGCTTTGTGATCAATAA
- a CDS encoding dipicolinate synthase subunit B translates to MNWQGKTVGYAITGSHCTFEEVMPVIKRFKDEGADVVPIISNSVLTTDTRFGTSESWRKQLKDITGNDIISSIVEAEPLGPSKRLDVLVIAPCTGNTTSKLANAMTDSPVLMAAKSQMRNQRPVVLAISTNDGLGLNAANIAKLLVAKYIYFVPFGQDNPQAKPNSLVAKMHLIPEAAYAALEGRQMQPILM, encoded by the coding sequence ATGAATTGGCAGGGAAAAACGGTTGGTTATGCGATTACAGGTTCACATTGTACTTTTGAAGAGGTCATGCCGGTCATTAAGCGGTTTAAAGACGAAGGTGCCGATGTCGTGCCTATTATATCAAATTCGGTGCTGACAACGGATACCCGGTTCGGAACGTCCGAAAGTTGGCGAAAACAGTTGAAAGATATAACAGGTAATGATATCATTTCTTCAATTGTTGAAGCCGAGCCTCTGGGACCGTCCAAAAGGCTTGATGTATTGGTCATTGCTCCATGTACAGGAAATACGACCAGCAAGCTTGCTAACGCGATGACGGATAGCCCAGTGCTGATGGCTGCCAAATCTCAAATGCGCAATCAGCGCCCGGTCGTTCTTGCAATCTCAACAAATGATGGACTTGGTTTGAATGCAGCGAATATTGCTAAATTACTTGTTGCCAAATATATTTATTTTGTGCCATTTGGCCAGGATAATCCACAAGCGAAACCAAATTCGCTCGTCGCTAAGATGCATTTGATCCCTGAAGCAGCTTATGCAGCACTTGAAGGAAGACAAATGCAGCCAATTCTTATGTGA
- a CDS encoding aspartate-semialdehyde dehydrogenase, protein MSNQKFNVAVVGATGAVGEQIIGLLEKRDFPINKLKLLSSKRSAGSTINFRGQDITVEEATPESFEGIEIALFSAGGDVSKELAPHAVRHGAVCIDNTNAFRMDENTPLVVPEVNQEKISEHNGIIANPNCSTIQMVAALKPLYDRYGISKIIVSTYQAVSGAGSRAIDEMLRQSKAVLSGEEVNPDILPVGSLPVKHQIAFNAIPQIDKFQDNGYTLEEMKMVRETKKILSDDTLGVTATCVRIPVIYGHSESVYVELKENYDLEEVKALLAEAPGVTLVDDPANQQYPLATDAAGKPDVFVGRLRRDLGNEKGLNMWIVSDNLQKGAAWNAVQIAEIIASERLSNA, encoded by the coding sequence ATGAGCAATCAGAAGTTTAATGTGGCTGTTGTGGGTGCGACGGGAGCAGTAGGAGAACAAATTATCGGTCTACTCGAGAAGAGAGATTTTCCGATTAATAAGCTTAAGCTGTTGTCTTCCAAGCGCTCTGCTGGCTCCACGATTAACTTTAGAGGCCAAGACATTACAGTAGAAGAAGCAACCCCTGAAAGTTTTGAAGGAATCGAAATTGCACTCTTTAGTGCGGGCGGTGATGTAAGTAAGGAGCTTGCTCCTCATGCTGTTCGTCATGGTGCAGTTTGTATCGATAACACCAATGCTTTCCGTATGGATGAGAATACACCGCTGGTTGTACCTGAAGTTAACCAAGAGAAGATCAGCGAGCATAACGGCATTATTGCAAATCCGAACTGCTCCACAATTCAAATGGTAGCCGCGCTTAAGCCGCTGTATGACCGCTATGGTATTTCTAAGATTATTGTATCCACTTACCAAGCTGTATCGGGTGCCGGCAGCCGTGCCATTGATGAGATGCTTCGTCAATCGAAGGCTGTATTATCCGGTGAAGAGGTTAATCCTGACATTCTTCCGGTAGGATCGCTCCCAGTGAAGCATCAAATTGCTTTTAACGCGATTCCACAAATTGATAAGTTCCAAGATAACGGCTACACATTAGAGGAAATGAAAATGGTTCGTGAAACCAAAAAAATCTTGTCGGATGATACACTTGGGGTTACAGCAACATGTGTACGTATCCCCGTTATTTATGGTCACTCCGAATCCGTATATGTAGAGCTTAAAGAAAATTATGATCTAGAAGAAGTAAAAGCACTGCTGGCCGAAGCTCCTGGAGTCACTCTAGTAGATGACCCGGCGAATCAGCAGTATCCGCTTGCGACAGATGCAGCTGGCAAACCAGATGTGTTTGTAGGCCGTCTGCGTCGCGACTTGGGGAATGAAAAAGGACTGAATATGTGGATTGTATCGGATAATCTTCAAAAAGGCGCTGCATGGAACGCTGTGCAAATCGCCGAAATTATCGCATCTGAACGCTTAAGCAACGCCTAA
- the dapG gene encoding aspartate kinase: protein MGILVQKFGGTSLSTPAARERVIGHMKREIAAGHSLVVVVSAMGRRGEPYATDTLLDWVVQNGNALPAREKDILLSCGELISAATLTSLVEHEGITATVLTGGQAGILTDDQFGNARILAVKPERILEELKTHQVVIVAGFQGADEKGDITTLGRGGSDTSATALGAALRADMVDIYTDVDGILTADPRIVEDAKPLLYVGYAEISNMAHQGAKVIHPRAVEIAMQAQIPVRVRSTFGDGEGTLITHPEGIKDVQSGIVDRFVTGIAYVNNVTQIMVEADKEVGKLQLKVFKAMAENGISVDFINVSPSGAVYTVFDHDSEKAIRILQDMDLKPRSLSGCAKVSVIGGGINGVPGIMARIVESLAEADIEILQSADSNTTIWVLVKKEDMVGALRALHSKFELHR from the coding sequence ATGGGTATTTTAGTGCAAAAATTCGGGGGAACATCCCTGTCAACACCGGCGGCACGTGAACGTGTTATCGGTCATATGAAACGTGAAATTGCTGCCGGACATTCGCTTGTAGTGGTCGTCTCTGCGATGGGTCGCAGAGGCGAGCCATATGCTACGGATACACTTCTGGACTGGGTTGTTCAGAATGGAAATGCGCTGCCGGCGCGTGAAAAAGATATTCTGCTGTCCTGTGGTGAGCTGATTTCAGCAGCTACGCTCACTAGCCTGGTTGAGCATGAAGGAATAACAGCAACCGTACTGACAGGTGGTCAGGCTGGCATTTTAACTGACGATCAGTTTGGCAATGCGCGGATTCTTGCTGTGAAGCCGGAACGCATTCTGGAAGAACTGAAGACACATCAAGTAGTCATTGTGGCTGGATTCCAGGGCGCTGACGAAAAAGGTGACATAACAACGCTTGGCCGTGGAGGCAGTGATACTTCAGCTACAGCACTTGGTGCCGCACTGCGCGCTGATATGGTTGATATCTATACGGATGTGGATGGGATTCTTACCGCAGACCCGAGAATTGTTGAAGACGCGAAGCCGCTTCTCTATGTTGGCTATGCAGAGATCAGCAATATGGCTCACCAAGGTGCGAAGGTCATCCATCCTCGTGCAGTGGAGATCGCGATGCAGGCACAGATTCCTGTGCGTGTTAGATCGACATTCGGTGATGGGGAAGGGACGTTGATTACGCATCCTGAAGGGATTAAAGATGTACAGTCAGGAATTGTAGACCGATTCGTCACTGGAATTGCCTATGTGAATAATGTCACGCAAATTATGGTAGAGGCAGACAAAGAAGTTGGTAAACTTCAGCTGAAGGTATTCAAAGCGATGGCTGAGAATGGAATCAGTGTTGATTTTATTAATGTATCACCTTCTGGAGCTGTTTATACTGTGTTTGATCATGACTCGGAGAAGGCAATTCGTATTCTTCAAGATATGGATCTTAAGCCAAGAAGCTTGTCAGGCTGCGCTAAGGTCTCTGTCATTGGTGGAGGAATTAATGGGGTTCCTGGAATTATGGCTAGAATTGTAGAATCACTCGCAGAGGCAGATATCGAGATATTGCAGTCAGCGGACTCCAATACAACGATTTGGGTACTTGTCAAGAAGGAAGATATGGTGGGAGCGCTTCGTGCACTTCATTCCAAATTTGAACTTCATCGCTAG
- the dapA gene encoding 4-hydroxy-tetrahydrodipicolinate synthase, translated as MVEFGRLITAMVTPFNDEGSIHWEETSRLIDYLIDVQQTDTLVIAGTTGESPTLTDAEKVQLFEFVVKHAAGRAKIIAGTGSNSTHHSIQLTREAEKAGVDGVLLVVPYYNKPNQEGMYQHFSAIAKATSLPVMLYNVPGRTGACLSVETTLRLAAIDNIVATKECASIEQVAQISGVAPEGFKVYSGDDSSVLPALAVGGYGIVSVAGHIVGASMKEMIHAYVNGDVSKAASINHRLLPVFKGLFEAPHPVPNPVAVKYALTLRGYSVGTVRLPLVPPTEQEKEFIRQLIGTIS; from the coding sequence ATCGTGGAATTCGGAAGACTTATAACAGCAATGGTTACCCCTTTTAACGATGAAGGCAGTATCCATTGGGAAGAAACCTCCAGACTAATCGATTACTTAATTGATGTTCAACAAACCGATACACTGGTTATTGCAGGCACAACAGGTGAATCACCAACATTAACCGACGCTGAAAAAGTGCAGCTGTTTGAATTTGTTGTTAAGCATGCGGCAGGGCGGGCCAAGATAATCGCCGGTACAGGCAGCAACAGCACGCACCATTCGATCCAGCTTACCCGTGAGGCGGAGAAAGCCGGTGTAGATGGAGTGCTCTTGGTTGTTCCTTATTACAACAAACCGAACCAAGAAGGGATGTACCAGCATTTTTCTGCAATCGCAAAGGCGACCTCCCTTCCTGTAATGCTGTATAACGTACCTGGACGAACAGGAGCCTGCTTGTCTGTGGAGACAACACTTCGGCTTGCAGCGATCGATAATATTGTGGCAACTAAGGAATGTGCATCCATTGAACAGGTGGCACAGATTTCAGGAGTTGCACCTGAAGGCTTCAAAGTCTATTCAGGTGATGATTCATCAGTGCTTCCGGCACTAGCTGTGGGTGGATACGGTATTGTTAGTGTAGCCGGTCATATCGTAGGTGCGTCAATGAAGGAAATGATTCATGCCTATGTTAATGGTGATGTTTCGAAGGCAGCTTCGATCAATCATAGATTATTACCTGTCTTCAAGGGCTTATTTGAAGCGCCTCATCCGGTCCCTAATCCGGTCGCAGTCAAATATGCGCTTACACTGAGAGGTTATTCAGTAGGCACCGTTAGACTGCCTCTGGTACCTCCGACGGAGCAGGAGAAAGAATTTATCCGTCAATTAATCGGCACCATTTCTTAG
- a CDS encoding ribonuclease J, with product MSKKNNNDKLMIFALGGVGEIGKNMYVVQYGNDIVVVDAGLKFPEEDMLGIDIVIPDISYLTENRDKVKGIVLTHGHEDHIGGLPYVLKHLNVPVYGTKLTLGLVENKLKEANLLGETKRILINEDSEIQLGNSLKVNFFKTNHSIPDSVGVCVETPEGVVVHTGDFKFDHTPVNGQYADLQRMAEIGSKGVLALLSDSTNAEKPGFTPSEKNVGVVMEDIFRKASQRVVVATFASNVHRIQQVINAAETTGRKVTVIGRSMVNVVSIASDLGYLDIPDGMIIEPEEVGKMAADRVVILCTGSQGEPMSALTRMARSTHRKVDILPGDTVIIAATPVPGNEKYVGRTIDELFRLGAEVHYSGANSGVHVSGHGSQEELKLMLNLMKPKYFIPIHGEFRMQRRHALLAESVGIDSDNIFITDVGEVVEIQGGAARRAGKVSSGNVLIDGLGVGDVGNIVLRDRKLLSQDGILVVVVTLSKQDGKIVSGPDIISRGFVYVRESEGLLDEANRIVTSTLQKLMSENVNEWASLKTNVKDALGRFLYEQTRRRPMILPIIMEV from the coding sequence TTGTCAAAAAAAAATAACAACGATAAATTGATGATTTTCGCATTGGGCGGCGTCGGTGAAATCGGTAAGAACATGTATGTTGTTCAGTACGGTAATGACATTGTAGTCGTAGATGCGGGTTTAAAATTCCCAGAAGAGGATATGCTTGGCATTGATATCGTCATTCCAGATATTTCCTATCTAACTGAAAATCGAGATAAAGTAAAAGGGATTGTACTGACACACGGCCATGAAGACCATATTGGCGGATTGCCTTATGTACTCAAACATCTAAATGTACCAGTATATGGAACCAAACTAACACTCGGACTTGTAGAAAATAAGCTGAAGGAAGCTAATTTGCTTGGCGAAACGAAGCGCATTCTCATTAACGAGGATTCTGAAATACAGCTTGGCAACAGCCTTAAGGTTAATTTCTTCAAGACAAACCACAGTATTCCTGATTCTGTAGGTGTGTGCGTCGAGACTCCAGAAGGTGTCGTCGTTCATACGGGAGACTTCAAATTTGATCATACTCCAGTCAATGGTCAGTATGCAGATCTTCAGCGTATGGCAGAAATCGGTTCCAAAGGTGTACTGGCATTGTTATCAGACAGCACAAATGCAGAGAAGCCAGGATTTACCCCTTCCGAGAAAAATGTGGGTGTCGTTATGGAGGATATTTTCCGTAAGGCAAGCCAGCGTGTCGTTGTTGCGACATTCGCATCCAACGTGCACCGGATCCAGCAAGTCATTAACGCTGCTGAAACCACAGGACGCAAAGTAACCGTAATCGGCAGAAGCATGGTAAATGTAGTGAGTATTGCATCCGATCTTGGTTATCTCGATATTCCTGACGGCATGATTATTGAGCCGGAAGAAGTAGGCAAGATGGCAGCAGATCGTGTTGTGATCTTGTGCACAGGCTCCCAAGGAGAACCGATGTCTGCGCTTACTCGCATGGCTCGCTCAACTCACCGCAAAGTGGATATCCTGCCAGGAGACACTGTTATCATTGCGGCAACGCCGGTTCCAGGTAACGAGAAATACGTAGGGCGCACAATTGACGAGTTGTTTAGACTTGGAGCTGAGGTTCACTACAGCGGAGCTAACTCTGGCGTACACGTTTCCGGTCACGGCAGCCAAGAGGAATTGAAGCTCATGCTGAATCTAATGAAACCGAAATATTTCATTCCGATTCACGGTGAGTTCAGAATGCAGCGTCGTCATGCATTGCTGGCAGAGTCTGTAGGCATTGATTCAGACAACATCTTCATTACCGATGTTGGTGAAGTGGTTGAGATTCAAGGTGGAGCTGCTCGCAGAGCGGGCAAGGTATCTTCCGGTAATGTATTAATCGATGGACTCGGAGTAGGCGATGTAGGAAATATCGTACTGCGCGATCGCAAGCTGCTCTCACAAGACGGAATTCTTGTTGTCGTCGTTACGCTTAGCAAGCAGGATGGTAAGATCGTTTCCGGTCCTGACATCATTTCCAGAGGATTCGTGTATGTTCGTGAATCCGAGGGCTTGTTGGATGAAGCGAATCGAATTGTAACAAGTACACTTCAGAAGCTTATGAGTGAGAATGTCAATGAATGGGCATCACTCAAAACCAATGTCAAAGACGCGCTCGGACGTTTCTTGTATGAGCAAACGCGCCGTCGCCCTATGATCTTGCCAATCATTATGGAAGTATAG
- a CDS encoding ClpP family protease: MLPPEQQSKPNPVVNTIQELGQTTVPSGESNIFCMTIIGQIEGHLILPPQNKTTKYEHLIPQLVAAEQNPRIEGILIILNTVGGDVEAGLAIAEMIASMSKPTVTVVIGGGHSIGVPIAVSSTYSIIAESATMTIHPVRMNGLFIGVPQTFEYIEKMQERVVRFVTSHSRISEEHFKELMFKQGELNRDIGTAVGGNDAVQYGLMDAVGGIGEAIAELNKLILSRKDMRAAASPGGMTQ; encoded by the coding sequence ATGTTGCCACCAGAGCAGCAGTCCAAGCCTAATCCTGTTGTAAATACGATTCAAGAGCTGGGACAGACTACAGTTCCTTCCGGGGAATCTAATATCTTCTGCATGACAATTATCGGTCAAATCGAAGGGCATCTTATCTTGCCTCCCCAAAATAAAACAACAAAATATGAGCATCTCATTCCACAGCTGGTTGCGGCAGAGCAAAATCCACGAATTGAAGGCATTCTAATTATATTGAATACGGTCGGCGGTGATGTGGAAGCAGGACTTGCAATCGCAGAAATGATTGCTTCCATGTCCAAGCCAACGGTTACTGTTGTTATCGGCGGTGGCCATAGTATCGGGGTGCCTATAGCTGTCAGCAGTACCTATTCCATTATTGCGGAGAGCGCCACAATGACCATTCACCCGGTGCGCATGAACGGTTTGTTTATTGGAGTGCCACAAACCTTCGAGTACATTGAGAAGATGCAGGAGCGGGTTGTGCGATTTGTCACTTCTCACTCCCGTATTTCAGAGGAGCATTTCAAAGAACTGATGTTTAAACAAGGGGAATTAAACAGGGATATCGGTACAGCGGTAGGAGGAAATGATGCGGTTCAATATGGTCTGATGGATGCAGTAGGTGGAATAGGTGAGGCCATTGCTGAGCTGAATAAGCTGATCCTGTCGAGAAAGGATATGAGGGCTGCCGCTTCTCCTGGAGGGATGACACAATGA
- a CDS encoding YlzJ-like family protein, with the protein MTLYTIMSGEQIFEGMWKEQPPLLEMQIEGRLLQIMPVNERSGIIVRLINGSLYDYLDSAYAPGREISLNSAQS; encoded by the coding sequence ATGACCCTTTATACGATCATGTCTGGTGAGCAGATTTTTGAAGGAATGTGGAAAGAACAGCCTCCATTATTAGAAATGCAGATCGAAGGCCGATTGTTGCAGATCATGCCTGTTAACGAAAGGTCGGGGATCATCGTAAGGCTGATCAATGGCAGCTTGTATGATTATCTGGATTCCGCTTATGCGCCAGGGCGTGAAATTTCGCTTAACTCTGCTCAAAGTTAA